Proteins encoded in a region of the Podospora pseudopauciseta strain CBS 411.78 chromosome 6, whole genome shotgun sequence genome:
- the ELP4 gene encoding Elongator subunit elp4 (EggNog:ENOG503NVWH; COG:B; COG:K) — MSFIKRNTVLSSRPGRAIPGAKQPDAENQPPPPGVRPSPLDGRPTTSTGTASLDQLLAGHSGLPLGTCLLVEEQGTTDFSGILLRYYAAEGLVQGHQVHLVGYPPQWRRNLPGLAEPDKKSKSEQPPPAQEEKMKIAWRYEALGNSAASGNTPRGDANQPTFCHSFDLAKRLEPAVCKGSLNPTPSTGPPLFDARPQPTSISPLKAIIRHLQTKLETSPSSDIHRVVIPSLLLPELYAPQCSLPSEVLQFLHALRALLRRYSTQLTAIITLQTSLYPRSSGLVRWMELLCDGVLELIPLPATPGAAPPSSSSEKTEQAQGLLKAHTLPIYHEKGGGGAETSSFRETLSFSLSATKGLNIKPYSLPPMEEEENKEKSPAGTIRDGIDF; from the coding sequence ATGTCATTCATCAAGAGAAATACAGTACTATCTTCGAGACCTGGGAGAGCCATCCCAGGGGCAAAGCAACCAGATGCCGAgaatcaaccaccaccgccgggtGTGAGACCGTCGCCGCTGGACGGTCGACCAACAACGTCTACCGGAACCGCATCGCTAGATCAACTCCTTGCTGGTCACAGTGGGTTACCACTAGGAACCTGTCTTTTGGTGGAAGAACAAGGGACGACAGACTTTTCAGGTATCCTACTCAGATATTATGCTGCCGAAGGCCTCGTCCAAGGGCACCAAGTACACCTCGTCGGCTACCCACCACAATGGAGGAGGAACCTCCCGGGCCTAGCCGAACCTGACAAGAAATCAAAGTCAGAacagccaccaccggcgcAAGAGGAAAAGATGAAGATTGCATGGAGATACGAAGCTCTTGGGAACTCAGCAGCGTCAGGAAATACCCCACGAGGAGATGCCAACCAGCCCACTTTCTGCCACTCGTTCGATCTCGCCAAGCGCCTCGAGCCAGCTGTTTGCAAAGGGTCACTCAATCCAACACCGAGCACTGGGCCACCTTTGTTTGATGCCAGACCTCAGCCAACGAGTATATCTCCTCTAAAAGCCATCATCAGACACCTGCAGACGAAGCTCGAAACCTCGCCCTCAAGCGATATTCACCGTGTGGTTATCCCCAGTCTTTTGCTGCCAGAGCTTTACGCACCACAATGCAGTCTTCCATCCGAAGTGCTGCAATTCTTGCATGCTCTAAGGGCGTTACTACGAAGGTACAGCACCCAGCTGACGGCGATTATCACTCTACAAACATCGCTGTACCCAAGGAGTTCAGGGTTGGTTAGGTGGATGGAGTTGCTGTGTGATGGAGTGCTTGAGTTGATTCCTCTACCGGCTACGCCTGGGGCAGCTCCTCCGTCAAGCTCATCTGAGAAGACAGAACAGGCACAGGGGCTGCTGAAGGCACATACGCTACCGATCTATCATGAgaagggaggtggtggagccGAGACGAGTTCGTTTAGGGAGACTCTTTCGTTTAGCTTGAGTGCGACAAAGGGTCTTAATATCAAGCCTTATAGCTTGCCGCctatggaggaggaggagaacaaggagaAGTCACCTGCTGGTACGATCAGGGATGGGATTGACTTCTAG
- a CDS encoding hypothetical protein (COG:A; EggNog:ENOG503NUQ3): MASGQQPIATVYVRNLEERVKPEPLKEALMAIFSEYGNVIDIVVKTNLKAKGQAFVVFDKPESALAAIEEVQGFELFEKPMQVALARTRSDATVKQTGNEEEFDAHKRRRMAEKDKKKALETAEEQKRLKRPLPGAETAVSGRPTKNARGAGLKSTGAGAAAVVPDEYLPPNRILFVQNLPDDFGKDELTGIFSRFEGFREVRTVPGRSGIAFVEYDAEAGAITAKENTAGMALKNGEKTMKVTYQRQ, translated from the exons ATGGCTTCAGGACAACAGCCAATCGCCAC TGTCTACGTGCGCAACCTCGAAGAGCGCGTCAAGCCCGAACCGCTCAAGGAAGCCCTCATGGCCATCTTCTCCGAGTACGGCAATGTGATCGATATCGTTGTTAAGACCAacctcaaggccaagggCCAGGCATTTGTTGTTTTCGACAAGCCCGAGTCCGCCCTCGCGGCTATTGAAGAAGTCCAGGGGTTCGAGTTGTTCGAGAAGCCCATGCAAGTCGCCCTTGCCCGCACTCGAAGCGATGCCACCGTTAAACAGACCGGCaacgaggaggagtttgatgCCCACAAGCGCCGGCGCATGGCAGAGAAGG ACAAAAAGAAGGCGCTCGAAACAGCCGAAGAGCAAAAGCGCCTCAAGCGTCCTCTTCCAGGTGCCGAAACCGCCGTCAGTGGCCGCCCAACCAAGAACGCTCGTGGTGCCGGCCTCAAGTCCACCGGTGCTGGTGCCGCCGCTGTCGTACCCGACGAAtacctcccacccaaccgcATTCTCTTCGTTCAGAACCTCCCCGACGACTTTGGCAAGGACGAGCTCACTGGTATCTTCAGCCGCTTCGAAGGTTTCCGCGAAGTCCGTACTGTCCCTGGTCGCAGCGGGATTGCTTTCGTCGAGTACGACGCAGAAGCCGGGGCTATTACTGCCAAGGAGAATACTGCTGGCATGGCGTTGAAGAATGGCGAGAAGACGATGAAGGTCACGTACCAGCGCCAGTAA
- a CDS encoding hypothetical protein (COG:S; EggNog:ENOG503NVVW) — MDETIPQAVMATATPSFDNTSAWHNFTLWTTQHLKMSMNMSRLAPSLEDLVLAGPRMVMKLGKLGSFISFPDAVDNFGQQTMADPTDAGVFSSALSSSTSSTTASILSDVASSSATAAAAASAAAEDPTASVSRFSMEGARGIGSVLSYATSKWAITCIAMAILFNRTHIFAATRRRLRLAWHIRVLLRLPTILLLLWQARRLLQSIQCQTSPDFAQLRWGDPNKSFDVMFSEANSFFHGLSSTLLFGASDEDSCRSVRMVPWDNQEQSELVGSLSRLWPLFLTFCFGQFMEVLSCTVQGRPTGTETGTTLFEQSLAFAEADAAISSQLGWGLFASNVSKAAADANMGTKIALTRAMIMKRVNTPPEVLLVTFISTMSYVTSHILGLLNLQPRFRLISTGFYGLCSMGCMVWSTINFSVDDPTSQGLLRYPTVYIIGIIPHTLILIGIISCAVIYFVALTLSALAVPEAGTGGETEQLTFKQRFLRAHANMQANISLSEIRIRMDMDFYTALVRAGFGAITMASEAVYLNEDHKVNLKRYTWLEEDRFREIEDLKMQWIGGVPGSRFDTVGTIGLVPVKNGQPGVNNGYAREKSAQQVSKKDGTGRRQRDGVGAAERSSRWLMAVDYMMHISRLVVVTWALCTVKFLRFVGWRNPPRWLRGLSERPKKSDGRDKKGRSRQNGESYADILSPGNGGYFTIPRDDQVDVEELLRSRMDNRNEAEVDTKLYSYFLRDGWWGNKDTSGEYVPSHPLITAGNEEVDVNDPDFDTTSMISTTETSVESDFGWETDNDNNNDWLDDGQRTPTQQNPGIELTSSALVSALQRSREPSPMLDTPIDPTTLARLLHPQSAADRDEAQTLAAHLSSGTIMTRSKYKQALQRQRAQILLTNLNCANPLQRMSPEEEERQLEQLLLTRRSEAQARGGQESWKEGGAGLGAEGPQCVVCQCAPRTIIVWPCRCLGYCDDCRVSLAMNNYDKCVCCRREVSSFSRIYVP, encoded by the coding sequence ATGGACGAAACGATACCACAAGCCGTCATGGCAACCGCCACACCCTCTTTCGACAACACCAGTGCGTGGCATAATTTTACACTATGGACAACTCAGCATCTCAAGATGAGTATGAACATGTCGAGGCTCGCGCCATCGCTGGAAGACTTGGTGTTGGCAGGACCAAGGATGGTCATGAAGCTGGGGAAACTGGGCTCTTTTATCTCGTTTCCAGATGCGGTTGACAACTTTGGACAACAAACCATGGCCGATCCCACCGATGCCGGTGTCTTTTCGTCGGCACTCTCGTCCTCGACCAGCAGCACGACAGCCAGCATACTCAGCGACGTCGCATCCTCTTCCgccactgccgccgccgccgcctctgctgctgctgaagatCCTACCGCCTCGGTATCCCGCTTCTCGATGGAGGGAGCGAGAGGAATTGGGAGTGTTTTGAGCTACGCGACAAGCAAATGGGCCATAACTTGCATTGCGATGGCTATCCTCTTTAACCGGACGCACATATTTGCCGCGACTCGGCGTCGTTTACGACTTGCATGGCATATCCGGGTGCTGCTTCGACTCCCAACCATCTTGCTCCTGCTCTGGCAGGCTCGCAGACTTCTCCAGTCCATTCAGTGCCAGACCTCTCCGGATTTCGCCCAGTTGCGGTGGGGCGATCCTAACAAGAGCTTCGACGTTATGTTCTCCGAAGCAAACAGCTTTTTCCATGGACTGAGCTCAACTTTGCTGTTCGGTGCCAGCGACGAGGATTCATGCCGTTCTGTCCGGATGGTACCATGGGATAATCAGGAACAATCGGAGCTGGTTGGCTCGCTCTCCCGATTATGGCCACTTTTCCTGACGTTTTGCTTTGGCCAGTTTATGGAGGTGCTTTCGTGCACTGTACAGGGACGCCCGACGGGTACCGAGACGGGCACAACGCTTTTTGAACAGTCTCTGGCTTTTGCAGAAGCTGATGCTGCTATCAGCAGCCAGCTCGGATGGGGTCTTTTCGCCTCCAATGTTTCTAAAGCAGCAGCGGATGCCAACATGGGCACCAAGATTGCCCTCACACGTGCCATGATCATGAAGCGCGTCAACACACCCCCTGAAGTATTGCTGGTCACTTTTATCTCAACCATGAGCTACGTCACTAGTCACATATTGGGATTGCTGAACTTGCAGCCAAGATTCCGTCTGATCAGTACCGGATTCTATGGGCTTTGCTCAATGGGGTGCATGGTTTGGAGTACCATCAACTTTTCTGTTGACGATCCCACCAGCCAGGGGCTGTTGAGATATCCCACGGTGTACATCATCGGAATCATCCCTCACACTCTCATCTTGATTGGCATCATTTCCTGTGCGGTCATTTACTTCGTGGCCCTGACACTTTCCGCTCTCGCTGTGCCCGAGGCTGGGACCGGCGGCGAGACGGAACAGCTTACCTTCAAGCAGCGCTTCCTCCGTGCTCATGCCAACATGCAGGCAAACATTTCACTTTCCGAGATCCGGATTAGGATGGATATGGACTTTTACACCGCGCTGGTCCGGGCTGGCTTTGGTGCCATCACCATGGCTAGCGAGGCGGTTTATCTTAATGAGGACCACAAGGTGAACTTGAAGCGGTATACCTGGCTGGAAGAGGACCGGTTCCGTGAGATTGAGGACCTGAAGATGCAGTGGATCGGAGGCGTTCCTGGATCTCGGTTTGATACGGTCGGCACGATAGGACTTGTGCCGGTTAAAAATGGGCAGCCGGGGGTCAACAATGGGTATGCCAGGGAGAAGTCGGCGCAGCAGGTTTCCAAGAAGGACGGCACTGGCAGGAGGCAgagggatggggttggggctgcGGAGAGGAGTTCCAGGTGGCTCATGGCGGTTGATTACATGATGCATATTTCGCGTCTTGTGGTGGTAACTTGGGCATTGTGTACGGTCAAATTTCTCAGGTTTGTTGGTTGGAGGAACCCGCCGCGTTGGCTGAGGGGGTTGTCTGAACGGCCGAAGAAGTCGGACGGGCGGGATAAGAAGGGGAGGTCGAGACAGAATGGGGAGTCGTATGCTGATATTCTTTCTCCTGGCAATGGGGGTTATTTTACGATTCCGCGGGACGACCAGGTTgatgtggaggagctgctcAGAAGCAGGATGGACAACCGCAACGAGGCAGAAGTCGACACCAAGCTCTACAGCTACTTCTTGCGGGATGGCTGGTGGGGGAATAAGGACACCAGCGGGGAATAcgtcccctcccaccctttGATCACGGCCGGCAACGAGGAGGTCGATGTCAACGACCCTGACTTTGACACGACAAGCATGATCTCCACGACGGAGACCTCTGTCGAGAGTGACTTTGGCTGGGAGACTGAcaatgacaacaacaacgactgGCTTGACGACGGGCAGCGAACACCCACGCAACAAAACCCCGGCATCGAgctcacctcctccgctcTCGTCTCTGCCCTCCAGCGATCAAGGGAACCCTCCCCCATGTTGGACACCCCCATCGACCCAACCACCCTCGCCCGACTTTTGCACCCCCAGTCCGCCGCCGACCGAGACGAAGCCCAGACCCTGGCCGCCCATTTATCCTCCGGCACGATAATGACGCGCTCCAAGTACAAGCAAGCGCTCCAGCGGCAGCGAGCGCAGATTTTGCTCACCAACCTTAACTGTGCCAACCCGTTGCAGAGGATGAGtccagaagaggaggaaagacaGCTTGAGCAACTGCTTCTCACTCGGCGGTCGGAGGCGCAGGCGAGGGGGGGGCAGGAGTCgtggaaggaagggggggcggggttgggggcgGAAGGGCCGCAGTGTGTGGTTTGCCAGTGCGCGCCGAGGACGATTATTGTGTGGCCGTGTAGGTGTTTAGGGTATTGTGATGATTGCAGGGTGAGCTTGGCGATGAACAATTATGACAAATGTGTTTGCTgtaggagggaggtgagtAGTTTTAGTAGGATTTATGTTCCTTGA
- the RPB8 gene encoding DNA-directed RNA polymerases I, II, and III subunit RPABC3 (BUSCO:EOG092652ZZ; COG:K; EggNog:ENOG503P46H) has product MAGLGSDAQLFEDNFRVHKLSDKKYDRVDRIYATSEDKSIEITLDINNELFPCKEGDELNMLIATSLHYDGTKDDERGWRDVAKMGASEGSLADQYDYVCYGKIYKFEDGEDGQTIKAYISFGGLLMSLVGPYKKLTPLRVEYVYLLVRRR; this is encoded by the exons ATGGCCGGCCTCGGCTCCGACGCCCAGCTCTTCGAGGACAACTTCCGCGTCCACAAGCTCTCCGACAAGAAATACGACCGCGTCGACCGCATCTACGCCACCTCGGAAGACAAGTCAATTGAGATCaccctcgacatcaacaacgaGCTCTTCCCCTGCAAGGAAGGCGACGAGCTGAACATGCTCatcgccacctccctccactACGACGGCACCAAAGACGACGAGCGCGGCTGGCGCGACGTCGCCAAGATGGGTGCGAGCGAGGGCTCGCTTGCCGACCAGTACGACTATGTCTGCTACGGCAAGATTTACAagtttgaggatggggaggatgggcaGACTAT CAAGGCATACATCTCCTTCGGCGGGCTGCTGATGTCTCTTGTCGGGCCTTACAAGAAGCTCACCCCGTTGAGGGTGGAATACGTCTACCTCTTGGTTCGCAGACGATGA
- the SEN34 gene encoding tRNA-splicing endonuclease subunit (BUSCO:EOG09263U71; EggNog:ENOG503NXRC; COG:J) — protein sequence MLSGILSLNNFSQFWIERICGLQYQCCFKMATSTSTPTHPPVRISLIAGRYLVFDIDAVMVLRRSFGLCGVLTGTMPQNPTQNLFLSMPQELRAEEARLVVDRGAGYVADEAGDHLRLLKEMSSGVGEKRREGYLRELREKRVAAKRLFDEEKEAVRRMHEGKRGKGKKKVQKVEESGGGGDSLFETATAVQPAPKEALPAITPSTSNAMLDPAGTSGVIADENLPEPSAFYRELNKRGYFTTPGLRFGGGYSVYPSDPFKFHAHYLSSCYGWDEKVPMLDIVTSGRLGTAVKKSFMFGAEMEEEKGGKKRGEGEVRMFCVEWAGM from the exons ATGCTCAGTGGTATCTTGAGTCTTAACAATTTCTCACAATTTTGGATCGAGAGAATTTGTGGCTTGCAAT ATCAGTGTTGTTTCAAGATGGCCACCTCTACCTctaccccaacccaccctccTGTCCGGATCTCGCTGATCGCAGGCCGGTACCTCGTCTTTGACATTGACGCGGTGATGGTCCTGAGGCGGAGTTTTGGGCTCTGCGGGGTGCTGACGGGCACGATGCCGCAGAACCCTACGCAGAACTTGTTTCTGAGTATGCCACAGGAGctgagggcggaggaggcgaggttggtggttgatagAGGGGCGGGGTATGTTGCTGATGAGGCGGGTGATCATTTGAGGCTTCTCAAGGAAATGAGCTCGGGTGtaggggagaagaggagggaggggtatttgagggagctgagggagaagagggtggctGCCAAGAGGCTgtttgatgaggagaaggaggcggtgaggaggatgcaTGAGGGtaagagggggaaggggaagaagaaggtgcagaaggttgaggagagtggtggtggtggtgactcgCTTTTTGAGACGGCGACTGCTGTGCAGCCTGCGCCCAAGGAAGCCCTTCCTGCCATTACGCCTTCGACTAGCAATGCGATGCTTGATCCGGCGGGCACTAGTGGTGTTATTGCTGATGAGAACTTGCCTGAGCCGTCTGCTTTTTACAGGGAGCTGAACAAACGAGGCTATTTCACCACACCGGGGCTCAGGTTTGGTGGAGGGTATTCGGTTTATCCGTCTGATCCGTTCAAGTTTCATGCTCATTATTTGAGTAGCTGTtatggatgggatgagaaggTTCCGATGTTGGATATTGTTACTAGTGGACGGCTGGGGACAGCGGTGAAGAAGAGTTTTATGTTTGGGGCGGagatggaagaggagaagggagggaagaaacgtggggagggggaggtgaggatgtTTTGTGTTGAGTGGGCGGGCATGTAG
- a CDS encoding hypothetical protein (EggNog:ENOG503Q389; BUSCO:EOG09264L06; COG:S), protein MSQTFGLVPAGQPVITTPTKILSDTSFIYSIPPSPNTKPFSHIVVFLLPGITLPPAHAAAIHLLTPPTDPNSGQEFDIAFLGALGHGKPSAIFKLSNDTSKGVAIGISVEPEAAVGLKMQELANKQSKAFVPTAAGTGSNGGGQTLQLAQRIINNAFNFLSSYSGRMHNGEEVVPIKAFEQWWRKFEGRVRSDPAFLERDV, encoded by the coding sequence ATGTCCCAAACCTTCGGCCTCGTCCCCGCCGGCCAACCCGTCATAACCACCCCAACAAAAATTCTGTCTGACACCTCCTTCATCtactccatccccccctcccccaacacaaAACCCTTCTCCCACatcgtcgtcttcctcctgcCGGGTataaccctcccccccgcccaCGCAGCAGcaatccacctcctcactccCCCCACGGACCCTAATTCCGGTCAAGAATTCGACATTGCCTTCCTCGGCGCCCTAGGCCACGGGAAACCCTCTGCAATCTTCAAACTCAGCAACGACACCTCCAAGGGGGTGGCAATAGGGATAAGCGTCGAGCCAGAGGCGGCCGTCGGGTTGAAGATGCAGGAGTTGGCCAACAAGCAGTCCAAAGCTTTTgttccaacagcagcagggaCGGGGAGTAATGGTGGGGGACAAACGTTGCAGCTGGCTCAGAGGATAATAAACAATGCGTTTAACTTTTTGAGTAGTTACTCGGGCAGGATGCAcaacggggaggaggtggtgccgATCAAGGCTTTTGAgcagtggtggaggaagttcgaggggagggtgaggtctGATCCGGCTTTTCTTGAGAGGGATGTTTAG
- a CDS encoding hypothetical protein (COG:F; EggNog:ENOG503NWEC): protein MTPQRLATIDMVNDCDGFPDLETNPRGYADQLSRLYTLVWEDDQGAFPIGYLPITVLDALRKTPASIRGRLDINPTARTAALWQNLKSYEERTKQAAQLTSYWRKNQTFRLLRGWRNEMWPVYGRNGELLMSIERAAMGLFGTTRYGVHMTAYLRRKDNTSDYDFRIWVPKRSSNKSTYPGMLDNTVAGGLMTHEDPFECIIREADEEASLPEDVMRRSAVETGTVTYIFITDERSGGEPGYIYPECQWVYDLELPSDGSVVPKPKDGEVESFSLHTVEEIQEQLAQGLWKPNCAMVMLDFFARHGVYTPENQPYYDQICARAHRFIPFPGPHWNYQHPDTRC, encoded by the exons ATGACACCACAGCGGCTGGCTACCATTGACATGGTGAACGACTGTGATGG CTTCCCCGACCTCGAGACGAACCCCAGAGGATACGCAGACCAGCTAAGCAGACTCTACACCCTCGTCTGGGAAGATGACCAAGGCGCCTTCCCTATCGGTtacctccccatcaccgtCCTCGATGCCCTCAGAAAGACCCCCGCCAGCATCCGCGGCCGTCTCGATATCAACCCCACCGCCAGAACCGCCGCCCTATGGCAGAACCTCAAGTCCTACGAAGAGCGCACCAAGCAAGCCGCCCAACTGACCTCCTACTGGCGCAAGAACCAAACCTTCCGCCTCCTCAGAGGATGGCGCAACGAAATGTGGCCCGTCTACGGCCGCAACGGCGAGCTCCTCATGAGCATCGAGCGAGCAGCCATGGGCCTCTTTGGCACCACTCGCTACGGAGTACACATGACGGCCTACCTCCGTCGCAAAGACAACACGAGCGACTACGACTTCCGCATCTGGGTCCCCAAGCGCTCCAGCAACAAGTCAACTTACCCCGGCATGCTGGACAACACCGTCGCCGGCGGGCTCATGACCCACGAGGATCCCTTCGAATGTATCATCCGCGAGGCTGACGAGGAGGCGTCCCTCCCCGAAGATGTCATGCGCCGGAGCGCGGTGGAAACCGGCACTGTCACTTACATCTTCATCACGGATGAACGGTCAGGAGGAGAGCCAGGGTACATCTACCCCGAGTGCCAATGGGTCTATGATCTTGAACTGCCGTCTGATGGGAGCGTCgtccccaagcccaaggatggggaggtggagagctTTAGTCTACATACGGTGGAGGAGATCCAGGAGCAGCTTGCCCAGGGGTTGTGGAAGCCCAATTGCGCCATGGTCATGCTCGATTTCTTTGCGAGACACGGTGTCTACACTCCGGAAAACCAGCCTTACTATGACCAGATTTGCGCCCGGGCCCATCGCTTCATTCCCTTTCCTGGACCACACTGGAATTACCAGCACCCTGATACgaggtgttga
- the VMA8 gene encoding H(+)-transporting V1 sector ATPase subunit D (EggNog:ENOG503NUXA; COG:C; BUSCO:EOG09264IMV) — MSGAADREAVFPTRQSLGIMKAKLKGAETGHSLLKRKSEALTKRFREITRRIDEAKRKMGRVMQIASLSLAEVTYAVGGNIGYQIQESAKSARFRIRAKQENVSGVLLPAFESYQTEGNNDFAMTGLGKGGQQVQRCRETYARAVEALVELASLQTAFVILDEVIKVVNRRVNAIEHVIIPRTENTIKYINSELDELDREEFYRLKKVAGKKQRDTAEQDAEMKARKEAQAAAADEQNKAPNAAADDAPADLLAAEEDEDVIF; from the exons ATGTCCGGCGCAGCA GACCGCGAAGCCGTCTTTCCCACCCGGCAATCGCTGGGTATCATGAAAGCAAAGCTCAAAGGCGCTGAAACAGGTCACAGTCTCCTCAAAAGAAAGAGTGAAGCTCTCACCAA ACGCTTCCGCGAAATCACCCGCCGCATCGATGAAGCCAAGCGCAAGATGGGCCGCGTAATGCAaatcgcctccctctccctcgccgaaGTCACCTACGCCGTCGGCGGCAACATAGGGTACCAAATCCAGGAATCCGCCAAATCCGCCCGCTTCCGCATCCGCGCCAAGCAGGAAAACGTCTCGGGCGTTCTCCTCCCCGCGTTTGAGAGCTACCAGACCGAGGGGAACAACGACTTTGCCATGACGGGTCTCGGCAAGGGAGGTCAGCAGGTGCAGCGGTGTCGCGAGACGTAtgcgagggcggtggaggcgctCGTGGAGCTGGCGAGTTTGCAGACGGCGTTCGTGATTTTGGACGAGGTCATCAAGGTGGTGAACAGGCGAGTGAATGCCAT TGAGCATGTCATTATTCCCAGGACGGAGAATACCATCAAGT ATATCAACTCGgagcttgacgagctggACAGAGAGGAGTTTTACAGACTGAAGAAGGTTGCCGGCAAGAAACAGCGAGACACGGCCGAGCAAGATGCCGAGATGAAGGCTAGGAAAGAAGCGCAAGCTGCAGCTGCAGATGAGCAGAACAAAGCGCCAAATGCCGCGGCGGACGACGCGCCAGCTGATCTGTTggctgcggaggaggatgaagatgtcATCTTCTAA